tcactttgaatgggcctctcaacgttctaccggtccgttatatctgcatattgaccgctccgaaggtataatgaccgctgccaatggcaacgggttcactccgctagttgttgcggaagccacgaaacgatagccaagtcattgctaaagacacattgagataagttgattttctcgttttggcaagtagccatataataagcgcgataatgtatagaacgccggtcattatctgaaaataattcccttcagtacgaagcaaaacccctccgctgcgcgtcggggttctgtccgtcctgtcgggaattattttccgataatgaccggcgttctatacattatcccttacttaatggccaccccatcagccaatcagagaagagaattccattgttgagggagataagtgcatttatttcttggaccgaacgccgtggagtccattatcccacttattccaGTGTTACCATTTGATTTGTGTTAATTTCCTGTTATGATGTAAACGAAACAGAGACGgtgtaactagacaatctttggtttaaatcgctaaaaatatgttgtcttgttagtagaactaggctactttccaccacatatcaacttatTTCTAAAGTTCTATCTCTTTTCTATGAacctttagctttgaaacatcaattGCCCtatatgccatccaactagctaaaatcaaccaccgtcatgtgcgacaatgttatgttctgaacgtctacAGCCTGGATGCAACgaccgttcatttaaacttcacaacgagtttgccaaattacggccaacaaattggatctaggtcataggtgtgcaaataacgtttaatgcaccctctgtagaacgcaggacgtgcattgatttgcattgagctcaatgagcatcaaacagactaataggctaactggaaaaaaacaccatgcaatatctagctatggtgaagaagagtatgtgatgatgtggggctattttaatttctaaggccaagggaactttatcaggatgcatagtatcctggatccatgaaatagctggcctttaaaaataaaaacataggcatataaaaaaaatcctcctgcacctatgggaattgacataggggtcaaaacaggcctacttactgtatgccccctgtatttaagtgagaaaatgtatttatttcaatacattcttcattttttgaagaaaatccttgatttttactcatttttttaattaaggcgtgaagatgattttctattcctcttttaagtcaacttaagcatgggttcaaatacgtattctcccctgtgtgtgtgcgtgtgtgtatgtttgtgtctacatacatcatacatgtatatgtattatatatattaatataataatataatatataattatatatatagtaATACATAACCCCCCCTGTCGGACACTGTCACCTTTTTTACGCTGAGGGGTTTGCAGGTCTGGATGCAGTAGCAAGTTTTTGATTCTCTGTGTGCGAGCAAATGTCAATTGACTGCAATCTGGctttgttatttcttttttttaatatttcgtgAAGGTCTTAAATTTAACCCGATGGTCTTAAAAAGGTctaaaaagtctaaaattgcaCTTGTTAAAACCTGCAGACACTCTGTTCATTCTTCCTGGTTCTCCCTACAACCAGACAGTAAACTGTTGCAAATTGTATTCCCgttgctctttctcttttgatGCTCTGATTGGTTTTCTCTCAGTTACAACTGAGAAGGTTCTGGTCATAACTGGGTTATGTGTGTGAACCACAGGCCGCACAATTTTGCACTTACTTACCTACTTACTTTACCAAAGGTACTAATAGTTGGTGCTTGCTCTATTTGTAGCAATTGTCTTAACTCACAGGCTGCTCGTCAGTGAATGTCTTTTGGCATTTCACAGTAGTAGGCCTGACCACTCTCCTTCGGACTCTATAGGCCCTTTGTGGGGTCAGCATGGGTAGCAGCTGGAAAGTCACATTTCCTCCTGGCATGTTGTGAACACTGGGTTGGCATTAAAGGTACAACTCAAAAATGGTTCAACTCTTATCTCACTCACAGTGTCTATAGGCCAGTATTCCTCTTCCACAGCCCCTGTGTCTTGTAGAATCCCCCAGGGATCCATTCTGGGCCCAGTTCTCTTCTCACTGTACATGCTTCTATTATGTGACATCATCAGAAAGAATAATATTTCCTTCCAGTTCTATGCAGATGATTCACAGCTGTATCTCCCACTTAAATCCAGAGACTCCCTACAGCCTCTCCAAGAATGCTTTAATGAAATCAAAGTCTGGATGGCAAATAATTTCCTCCAACACAATATGACAAAACAGGCCCTTCTAAACCAAATAACTATTGATTAGCATGCAAATATACGATTAGCATGCTGACCACTAACGTTAAAAGGCAATGACCTTCAACAATAATCCTTATTAATGAATATGTTAATTATAGGCCACTAATGTAATTATGTTAGAGTACAGTAGGATGATGCCCCTTTTCTTAAATATCATACAACTTAAAAAACAAAGCACTGAGATACTGCAAAGCATTATGTTTTATCTTTTAGACAAGAGATTATATTATATTGCATTTTTCCAACAACTCCAACATTTCTAATTCTTCCGCAGAGTGCTTTCTGCAGCACCCTGAAGAGCTGTGTAATAATTTAAAAACAATAAGGGTAACTTGTCACTTTTGTAAGTTCCTATAACAAGGTTTCATAAAATATTAATCTTCCAAGAAGCTTTGCTTTGATTAACAATATCATATAAATCATATTTAGGACACTACTAATGTGTTGTTGGTAAGGATGTATGAATTTCTTTAGAATAAAAAGTATTTTCCTTTATTTGTAGATGAAATATTTTACACataattaaagggacacttcaccgattaccattaagctttgtatctttccACTGTACcagtcatatttttgaatggtcgtgcattgaaatacgtatttctcccatctcaaggcaaactgagggaatcaTGCACgagcacgaccattcaaaagcatgactggttttctaaagatacaaagcttaatgctaatcgatgaagtgtccctttaatcaaTTCCATTTTCCTATTCCAATTATTGTTGAATCCTCTGTGACCTGTGACCGATTTTTCTAGCAAATACTTGCACAATTTTCAGCCTTAAATGTTTAGTCTGTAGGCCATAAATTATTGGATTTAAATGGGCAGGTATAACATGAAAAAGAATAACAATGAGCTTTCTTAAAAGTCTGTGTTCTGGAAACCGATGCATGATTATAGCAATGTATCCTGTCAGTAGCATGATCAGATACACGACTAAATGGCTTGCGCATGTTTGGATGGCTTTGCTATTGAGTTCTGCATTTTTCTTAGTCAAACATACAACAGCAATTCTAATGTAAGTGACAGCAACAGTACCCATTGAGGAGGACAATAGCACCACAGTATAGAACAGTCCATAGATATTATTGGCAGACACATCGTCACAAGATAACTTGAACAAGGATGCATTGTCACAATAGAAATTTGCAATAAGTGATCTACAACGAGACAACCTGAGACTGAGGCTCACTAACACACCAACTAATACTAGTGCTGCAGCCCAGGCAGACACAGTTAAGGTCAGAACTGCTTTTGTTGTCATTATTGCGCTGTATCGCAATGGATTACATATAGCCACATATCTATCAATGGCCATTATGATTAGTATGGTGTGTGAAGCAGAGCCGTAAGTGTGGCTAAAGAATACCTGTGTAACACAGGCGTTATAAGAAATCAATCTGTCTTTAGAAATTGTGTCGTACAGTAGACGAGGTAGTATAATTGTATTACCAAGGATGTCATTCACTGACAAGTTGCAAAATAGCAAGTACATGGGTTGGTGTAAGCTTCTCTCTTTGATGATGATAACAAGAACACCAACATTGGTTATCAGCAGTCCAATATAGACAAAGAGTAGAGTGTAGAATACAGCATCTGTAGATGATTCAGGGTGTCCTAATTCTTCCAGCATAACAATGTCACTGATAGAGGAACTATTGTCCATCCTTGCTCTCTGTATAACTGAAACAGAATCCAgacattattatattatttagtACATCTTGTAAAATCATGTTTTGTTTCAGGTTGCATTCTGTGTAATATATGGAACCTTTGTGCATATAACCTACCTTTTGTAACAACAGACAATGATTTAATCTCAGAACACCTGTACACCAGAAGTACTTATATTGTATAAAATCTTTGACAGCCAATGAAAATCCTGTGGGCAAGCAGGAGGCAGCACAAACAAGTAACAGGCCATTCTTAATGTGAGAACCAATGAGACTACTTCAGTTCATTCACGTCATTTGAACTTCACACTGAAAACTGGCATTAGTTGCACATAAGTTAAATTTCATTCATAGATCCAGGAttctatgcatcctgataagttttccttggcctttgaaattaatatagccccacatcaatgagcatcaaacaggctaataggctaattggaaaaagcatgggttcaaatacgtaTTGGGTTCAAACAGGGCCTACTTATTCCCCCCACTGTAAATTAAATGTGCCCGTGATGGTAGTAATGCTAGCTGCAAATACAGTCATTATTTTGAGTTTGTGTTAGctacacatgacaacattaaggtGCATTGTACTCTCTTTGTTGGTGAAAAAAGTGCTGTATAGCTAGACATCCCGAGTCTCCTGTATATTATTGATAACGGCTCCCTGACGCCCGCGAGAGAggggttgtgcgtgtgtgtctgaagcgCATCCAAGACAGAGAGCATCCTGTTTCCCTAAAAAGCTTTAAGCAGGCTTTTATCTCTTTTCCCAAACTAAATTAATCAACAGCAATGTATAGCAGACATCCCAACCTGCAAAAgctaatttcagggaggtatctaaaaaacaCTTTAGCCTACttagatactgaaatacagatgaatatgtttagtagtatagtatagtattttTAGATACagtacctccctgaaattacgtTTTGCAGGCTGGGATGTCTACTGTACATTGTTGACGTTACTATCCATGACTATCTTATGGTCATGCATGCCTAACATATCCAAAACCCATTTAACACCTGCAACATCTGGCTAAGCACCTGTTGCAGATCCTGGCAGAATGAGATGGCAGGACCGGAGCCTACTCCCAAAGAATAAGAAATAGATAGCCACCAGAAATGCTTAGAAGGGTCATCCACTTTTCACACCATGTTGGAGCCGAGCTCCAGCCCAACCACACTGGCCCAGCCAGCACCCACGCACTGGGCCCAAGAGTCCGCAAACCATCCCACATCCACCTTGACTGGCCCGATTTGTTGGCATGATTTGAGTGGCCTGTGTTGGCCTGCTTCGAGCAACGGTAATAACGAGACAACCCGCAAACACCTAGACCCTGTGCACGTGGTACTGACTGCACAAATGCGACTGAGCTGAAGCCTGGGCCCCACACAAAGCGAAGAGGAGGTGGTTAAAGTATGATTAAATTGAGATGTTAAGCTTTGAGAGAATATATGGGGCCTGCTCAATAATGGGGTGGATATCAGAAGTCTAACCTCTGATTTTCTTTTCAAAGTGCACCAGATTAATGCATTTAAATgcttaaatattttaaaaagttatctcaggggtggggtggggtggggtggggtggggtgggtggatggggacATTTGACTGCCTGTAGCATCGCTGCTAAAAACATTTCTAAGGGAAACACTGAGTCTGTCATTTATGCACCATGGAGCCagtaaagcactttggggggattgtttcttatactgtatacaacTCTTGTGCGCATTCTGCCACTGacttaagcacttttccagctaAGCACTTCTGAGGGCTGTATTAAGCTTGAGTGCCACTTCTAAGTGAAGCAGCCAATCGCTCGATGTTAGCAGAAGGCCTCAATCCAAATACATGTAGGTTACACAGAACGTTACAAATGAATATTCCAGTATCAAATCTTGTGCTTAATATGCTGATACAGATATGATGCtgataatgtttttttccatttaCAGTGTCACAAGGTGGCATAGTTTCCCACATTACCTTATCAGtgaggctacattgttaaataggGAAAACCCCGTCATAATCACCCCATTTGGATGTTGGAGCTTACTTACTGTGCAccttcagttttaacttgatGAGAAGTCATCATCCTTCAGCCTACTTTCATCCATACTCCTGCACTACTGTCAAGCAGCAACATATTGTATTTCTCCTGTCTCTGATTAGTTTCTAATGGCGACAGGTATTGTTATGCAAGTCTCTCTACTATATTTGAAACTGTGTCAGTCTACAGCTTCATTGGCGCagataaattgatattatgAAAAGCAGCTGCCATCGAGGATTTCTTTTTCAACAAATTATGAATCTACACATCATCCACATCTGAAGGCCCTCTTACTCGCTAAGACAAGAGGCCTTTCTCAAACCAGCCCACCTCACTCTGTTACAGAGTGTAGCtctgtttgtagtgacagttgTGGCTGATGACGGcactcttaaagggacacttcaccgattagcattaagctttgtatctttagaaaaccagtcatgtttttgaatggtcgtgcatcattccctcagtttgccttgagatgggagaaaaacagatttcaatgttggacttcctgctttcaatggtaaaaatcatcattttacatcattgaaagcaggaagccctattcatgggcttcattgaaatccgtatttctcccatcttaaggcaaactgagggaatgatgcacgaccattcaaaaacatgactggttttctacagatacaaagcttaaagctaatcggtgaagtgtccctttaataaaGGTTGATGACTTTAACAGAGCATTTGGTTTTAATATCGTCCAAACAATTCATTAATTTGAAGATTAAAAGCATAGTATGCATACGATTATTGATAAAGCAACAAGACATGCCTGATAAAAGTATAGATTCAAATCTGCTCTTTCAATTTCATTACAAAAGGTGGTATTTACTGAGGCTCATAAATTCATGTAACATTATGCAAAGAAAAAATATTACATCTTTATTCAATTACCTCAGGAAGGAAATGAAAGGTTCACACATCCAGTATTATACAGTCATCACAGGATCTGCACTACCTACCAACTTTATATTTAAAACAATTGCGCCAGTTGCAATCACAACATTATACAATAATGTATTATAacatacattgcattacatttcaGTTGTTTCTATGGTTAACAATTGCATGATCCTCAGGTgtgatttttcttttaaatattTGCAAAATTTTCAATCTTAAATGTTTAGTCTGTAGGCCATAAATAATTGGATTTAAATTGGCAGGAACGGTAAGAAAAAGAATAGCCATGAGTTTTCTTAAAAAGCGAGAATCTGGAAACCGATGCATGATGACAATAATGAATCCAGAGAACAACAATATCAGATACAAGACTAAATGACTTGCACATGTTTGGATGGCTTTGCTGTTGAGCTCTGCATTTTTCTTAGTCAGGCATGTGACACCAATTCTAATGTATGTGACAGCAACAGTCCCCATTGAGGAGGACAATATTACCACAGTGTAGAACAGTCCATAGATATTATTAATAGACACATCTTCACAAGATAACTTGAATAGGGAGGCATTGTCACAATAAAAATTTGGAACAAGTGATCTACAGTGAGATAACCTAATTGTGAGGCCCACTAGTACACTGACAAATACAATGACAAAACtccatgcagacacagacaagacTGCAATTGCCTTAGCTGTCATTATTGAATTGTATCGCAATGGATTGCATATAGCCACATACCTATCAATAGCCATTATgatcagtatagtgtgtgatgcTGAAGCAAAAGTATGAGTAAAAAATATCTGTGAAGCACACGCATTATAAGAAATCAACCTGTTTTTAGTTACCATGTCAAACAACAGTTGAGGTAGTATAACAGTGTTACCAAGGATATCATTCACTGACAAGTTGCAATATAGCAAGTACATGGGTTGGTgtaagcttttctctctgaTGATGATAACAAGAACACCAAAATTGGTTATCAGCAGTGTAATATAGACAAAGAGTAGAGTATAGAATACAACATCTGCAAATGATTCAGGGTGTCCTAATTCTTCCAGCACAAGAATGTCACTGACAGTggacatgttttccatccttgttCCCTGGCCAGCTGTGGATACAGAATCAGATCCAGACATTGCTCTCATACATCCATGAAAATGTTATTTGATTTGGATATCATTAGGAGTGAGAAACTCATATCTTACCCTTAGTGACAATAGATGGCAATCCTAACTTCTCTCACCTGTGTTAAGACTATTTATATCCTATtattagcccccccccccccccccagatccCCAAACACACTGAGGAGGAGTCTTTGGCTTAGTTCatactggcagtcgaaatccgattttttgcttatctggattgtatctagcttgaattggGGGTAGtttgaacggcacaaaaccgcatgaaatgcgatttttccaatgctgattcgcaccacatacgaaggtggtttcaatatcacttactatcggatatgactcaatctgaacagtcgaaccatTTGAATAGGATCAACGTACCCCTTTcctcatttgcactgcgacaaacaattgcaacgtaattctgagcgacggaagtgattgattgattcaacGCGTGCGCCAGGCCCGTTGCTGTGTCATGCGCGTTGACATCGCTGCAAAGAAAAAACTCGAATATAGTCGTTTCCTCCGTTTCTGACGCTTTCTCACAAACTGTaaggtatttgcgccgcggctacgcataataagtcggaaaatatgaaaaataaatatgcttTGCTATGGCTATCGCTTGGCTATGGCTATCGTCAGAGCccatttagggagagccggtccactcgctattaactccattgtacctacAGTTCCCGTTGCAGTTccgctaggggcgatcacgagcaagtgatcaaacaatgggggtctatggggctcaGTGTTGGCAGTAACGAATTACAAAAGTAAtgttattactgtaatgtattgcTTTTTGCTGTAACGCGGTAATGTAAGGCATTTCAAAAACGAAATGGGTAATATTTTACTCGGTACAAAGGTCAGTAACGCAGTTACATTGCAATTAAGTGGTGTTTTGTTAAATACTATCGCCACGCGAGATCAGTAGAGGAGAAACAATCCGCTCATATGTAGGCCTAGACAGGCGTGTAGGAACcgggggggtcgggacacccccaatgttggaccccctcccgaaagaaaaacgctgcaaagtacagatgttgttgattacttagctcaattatatcctcctgagttaagGCCCCATAACTAAAGCTATcggtgcgcatcggaggtctttcacattgtgttttaaaggagtcctagaattcaaaaccacattcaccttgttactgttgaatttaggctgcgagcagtgtccaaaggacaacaccaaagactttaccgcgtcccccgcctgctttcgtatgcaaattgggaaatagaaacagccgtgttgaaatgctccaatctgaacagagctcagataacacgtaataggcgcccatccccctttagatacacccctcggcccctctcatttgcata
The Sardina pilchardus chromosome 13, fSarPil1.1, whole genome shotgun sequence genome window above contains:
- the LOC134100077 gene encoding olfactory receptor 52A5-like; translated protein: MDNSSSISDIVMLEELGHPESSTDAVFYTLLFVYIGLLITNVGVLVIIIKERSLHQPMYLLFCNLSVNDILGNTIILPRLLYDTISKDRLISYNACVTQVFFSHTYGSASHTILLVSLSLRLSRCRSLIANFYCDNASLFKLSCDDVSANNIYGLFYTVVLLSSSMGTVAVTYIRIAVVCLTKKNAELNSKAIQTCASHLVVYLIMLLTGYIAIIMHRFPEHRLLRKLIVILFHVIPAHLNPIIYGLQTKHLRLKIVQVFARKIGHRSQRIQQ
- the LOC134100078 gene encoding olfactory receptor 52N1-like, which translates into the protein MSGSDSVSTAGQGTRMENMSTVSDILVLEELGHPESFADVVFYTLLFVYITLLITNFGVLVIIIREKSLHQPMYLLYCNLSVNDILGNTVILPQLLFDMVTKNRLISYNACASQIFFTHTFASASHTILIIMAIDSVLVGLTIRLSHCRSLVPNFYCDNASLFKLSCEDVSINNIYGLFYTVVILSSSMGTVAVTYIRIGVTCLTKKNAELNSKAIQTCASHLVLYLILLFSGFIIVIMHRFPDSRFLRKLMAILFLTVPANLNPIIYGLQTKHLRLKILQIFKRKITPEDHAIVNHRNN